In Chaetodon trifascialis isolate fChaTrf1 chromosome 2, fChaTrf1.hap1, whole genome shotgun sequence, one DNA window encodes the following:
- the b3gnt2a gene encoding N-acetyllactosaminide beta-1,3-N-acetylglucosaminyltransferase 2a: MHMPRRKVSVFCVMMMLNVFICILMGMSWNLRHVKSVSQKVQIPTEKSVLGLALSKSFWNKEQQVLDFIYNHNANSVHTTDSLVQLAYLLNDTSPLNPCEPDYRVRTQVSDYSSLSQSFQDFLLYMRCRKYPMLINQPHVCNEKPFLLLVIKSLIPHFDRRQAIRETWGRAGVLANRTVATVFLLGNTLSVDHLPNLQGLLGYEAELHKDLLQWDYRDTFFNLTLKEVLFLEWFSQNCPHAQYVFKGDDDVFVNTLEIIKVLEGLSENKVKDLFIGDVISNAGPHRDRRLKYFIPESVFDGPYPPYAGGGGYLYSGEVALRLRNISQQVVSYPIDDVYTGMCLKKLGLVPEKHSGFRTFDIEHKFRYIPCIYRSFLVVHSRTPQEMLTIWPFIIHPEFDCQ, from the coding sequence ATGCACATGCCCCGAAGAAAAGTGAGTGTGTTCTGCGTGATGATGATGCTCAACGTCTTCATTTGTATTCTGATGGGCATGTCGTGGAACCTCAGGCATGTCAAAAGTGTTAGTCAGAAGGTTCAAATTCCAACTGAGAAGTCTGTGCTGGGACTGGCACTGAGCAAATCCTTCTGGAACAAGGAGCAGCAGGTCCTGGACTTCATTTACAACCATAATGCCAACTCTGTGCACACCACTGACTCTCTCGTTCAGCTGGCGTATTTGCTGAATGATACCTCGCCGCTCAACCCCTGTGAACCAGACTACAGAGTCCGCACACAAGTGTCGGACTACAGTTCCCTGTCGCAGAGTTTCCAGGATTTCCTTTTGTACATGCGCTGCAGGAAATACCCCATGCTGATAAATCAGCCTCATGTTTGTAATGAAAAAcccttcctgctgctggtgatCAAGTCACTCATCCCACATTTCGACCGACGGCAAGCCATTCGTGAAACATGGGGACGGGCGGGTGTCCTCGCCAATCGGACTGTAGCAACGGTATTCTTGCTAGGCAACACCTTGTCAGTGGACCACCTCCCAAACCTGCAGGGATTACTGGGCTACGAGGCAGAGCTTCACAAAGACCTGCTCCAATGGGACTACAGAGACACCTTCTTCAACCTCACTCTGAaggaggtcctcttcctggagTGGTTCAGCCAAAATTGTCCCCACGCCCAGTACGTCTTCAAAGGCGACGACGATGTTTTCGTCAACACCTTAGAAATTATCAAAGTGCTGGAAGGCTTGTCAGAGAACAAGGTCAAGGATCTATTCATAGGTGATGTTATCTCTAATGCAGGTCCACACCGAGACAGGAGACTCAAGTACTTCATCCCAGAGAGTGTGTTTGATGGCCCGTACCCGCCTtatgcaggaggtggaggatatCTGTACTCTGGGGAGGTGGCGCTACGCCTTCGCAACATATCTCAGCAGGTAGTCTCATATCCCATTGATGATGTCTACACGGGGATGTGTTTGAAAAAGCTGGGCCTGGTTCCTGAGAAGCACAGTGGCTTCAGGACTTTTGACATTGAGCACAAGTTCAGGTACATCCCCTGCATCTACAGGAGCTTCTTGGTGGTTCACAGCCGGACGCCACAGGAAATGCTGACCATCTGGCCATTTATTATCCATCCTGAATTTGACTGCCAGTGA